A section of the Alphaproteobacteria bacterium CG11_big_fil_rev_8_21_14_0_20_39_49 genome encodes:
- a CDS encoding chemotaxis protein CheR produces MALQSQDFEYFSNLIKEKSGIFLTKDKDYLLESRLHPIVQKYGLGSLNQLAVYCRENKEGSLFEEIVEAMTTNESLFFRDKKPFDCLKDIIIPRIIGKCPDKRHIRIWSAACSTGQEPYSIAMTIMEDPLLASLTFEILATDVDRNVIDKAQAGKYSQFEVQRGVPIHYLIKYFTQEGEDWCVKDVLKQRIKFTKFNLLDKPNFSSKFDIIFCRNVLIYFDAQTKTNIIMNMESALEPHGALLLGCSENVFGIDGTGFSNLKNGEGGLISGVFVTDK; encoded by the coding sequence ATGGCATTGCAAAGTCAGGATTTTGAATATTTCAGTAATCTGATAAAAGAAAAATCAGGCATATTCCTAACCAAGGATAAAGACTATCTGCTCGAAAGCAGGCTTCACCCGATAGTGCAAAAATACGGTCTTGGCAGTTTAAACCAGCTTGCGGTATATTGCCGTGAAAATAAAGAAGGCTCATTGTTCGAGGAAATAGTTGAGGCGATGACCACTAATGAATCGCTGTTCTTCAGAGATAAAAAACCGTTTGATTGCCTCAAAGATATAATAATACCGAGGATAATAGGCAAGTGTCCCGACAAAAGGCATATCAGGATATGGTCGGCGGCATGTTCTACGGGGCAGGAGCCTTATTCTATCGCCATGACTATAATGGAAGATCCGCTATTAGCTTCTCTTACATTTGAAATACTGGCAACCGATGTTGACAGGAATGTAATTGATAAAGCTCAAGCGGGTAAATATTCCCAGTTCGAAGTGCAAAGGGGCGTTCCTATTCATTATCTTATAAAATATTTTACGCAAGAAGGTGAAGACTGGTGTGTTAAGGACGTTTTAAAGCAGCGGATAAAATTCACAAAATTCAACCTCCTTGACAAGCCGAATTTCAGTTCAAAGTTCGATATCATATTCTGCCGTAATGTACTTATCTATTTTGATGCACAGACAAAAACAAATATTATAATGAACATGGAAAGTGCGTTAGAACCACACGGTGCATTGTTACTAGGTTGCTCAGAAAACGTTTTCGGTATAGATGGAACGGGCTTTTCCAACTTAAAGAACGGGGAAGGCGGTCTAATATCGGGTGTGTTTGTTACGGATAAATAG